The Martelella sp. AD-3 genome includes a region encoding these proteins:
- a CDS encoding branched-chain amino acid ABC transporter permease: MSAHSKWIQIAIVAALVAVLPFFFPSGYYYRVGALIFVNALSVIGLVILIGYAGQISLGHAGFAGIGAYSCALAPEYLGLHPALAALLGAVISGGVAALIGRPILKLKGYYLAVATLGFGILVSLVLTNERQLTGGPDGMAVPELGLRDFLRDMGWRLSGGEFWYGVSGIVLVIGVWIALNLAMSPTGRAMRALHGSEVAARTVGIDVARVKLQAFIISAVYASVAGSLLALQNRFITPDVAGFMHSIEMVSMAVLGGVGSILGAMLGAAILTLLPQVLTVFAEYEQLVLGAIMISVMIFLPRGLLPSIASKLKGRDE, encoded by the coding sequence ATGTCAGCACATTCGAAATGGATCCAGATCGCGATCGTCGCGGCCCTCGTCGCCGTCCTGCCCTTCTTCTTTCCGTCGGGCTATTACTACCGCGTCGGTGCGCTGATCTTCGTCAACGCGCTTTCGGTGATCGGCCTCGTCATCCTGATCGGCTATGCCGGGCAGATCTCGCTCGGCCATGCGGGCTTTGCCGGCATCGGTGCTTATTCATGTGCGCTCGCGCCGGAATATCTGGGCCTGCATCCGGCCCTTGCCGCCCTTCTCGGCGCGGTCATTTCAGGCGGAGTGGCTGCCCTTATCGGTCGGCCGATCCTCAAGCTCAAAGGCTATTATCTGGCCGTGGCGACGCTCGGCTTCGGCATTCTTGTGTCACTGGTACTCACCAATGAGCGGCAGTTGACGGGCGGACCGGACGGCATGGCCGTGCCGGAGCTTGGCCTGCGCGATTTTCTGCGCGACATGGGTTGGCGCCTGTCGGGCGGCGAGTTCTGGTATGGCGTTTCAGGCATCGTGCTCGTCATCGGAGTCTGGATCGCGCTCAATCTGGCAATGAGCCCGACGGGCCGCGCCATGCGCGCGCTGCACGGTTCGGAAGTCGCCGCCCGCACGGTCGGCATCGATGTCGCCCGCGTCAAGCTGCAGGCCTTCATCATTTCCGCCGTCTATGCCTCGGTCGCCGGTTCGCTTCTGGCGCTGCAGAACCGGTTCATCACGCCGGACGTCGCCGGCTTCATGCATTCGATCGAAATGGTCTCCATGGCCGTGCTCGGCGGCGTCGGCTCCATTCTCGGGGCCATGCTGGGCGCTGCGATCCTCACGCTCCTGCCGCAGGTGCTGACGGTGTTTGCCGAATATGAACAGCTCGTCCTCGGCGCCATCATGATTTCGGTGATGATCTTCCTGCCGCGCGGGCTTCTGCCCTCGATCGCAAGCAAACTGAAGGGGAGGGACGAATGA
- the paaI gene encoding hydroxyphenylacetyl-CoA thioesterase PaaI, which yields MEATINAMSPQELAEACARAMWNDDNASRHLGMTIEHIAPGEATLSMTLTEAMTNGHGNAHGGYLFTLADSAFAFACNTYNQLTVAQHCSMTYVAPGALGDRLTATAREVSRRGRSGIYDISVTREDGAVIAEFRGHSRTINGTLLKA from the coding sequence ATGGAGGCAACGATCAACGCGATGAGCCCGCAGGAACTGGCCGAAGCCTGCGCCAGGGCGATGTGGAATGACGACAATGCCTCGCGGCACCTCGGCATGACGATCGAGCACATTGCCCCCGGCGAGGCGACGCTTTCCATGACGCTGACGGAGGCGATGACCAATGGCCACGGCAATGCCCATGGCGGCTATCTGTTCACGCTCGCCGACAGCGCCTTCGCCTTTGCCTGCAACACTTATAACCAGCTGACCGTCGCCCAGCACTGCTCGATGACCTACGTAGCACCCGGCGCGCTCGGCGACCGCCTGACCGCCACCGCGCGCGAGGTTTCGCGCAGAGGCCGATCCGGCATCTATGATATAAGCGTGACACGGGAGGACGGAGCGGTGATCGCCGAATTCCGCGGCCATTCGCGCACCATCAACGGCACGCTGCTGAAAGCCTGA
- a CDS encoding ABC transporter substrate-binding protein, translating into MKLMTTTALAMLATFGLATAASAEIRLGASLSATGPAAFLGDPEAKTIEMLVEELNAKGGINGEKIDLTLYDDGGDPNKARTFATRLIEDDEVVAIIGGTTTGTSMSILSVAEDEGIPFISLAGAIQIIDPVKDYVFKTPHTDRMACEKIFDNMQKNGITRIGMISGTDGFGASMQAQCKDVAGDYDIEILADEIYGPSDADMTPQLTKIKNTEGVQAILNPGFGQGPAIVTRNASQLGIGLPLYQSHGVASDSFIELVGPEASEGVRLPGTALLIADILPEDDIQRDVVMDYKTAYEDKYNQNVSTFGGYANDAFLLMVNAMEQAGGEDPDAIRDALEATDGLVGTTGVYTMGPDNHLGLDLSAFRMLEIENGGWTSID; encoded by the coding sequence ATGAAATTGATGACAACAACGGCTCTGGCGATGCTCGCCACGTTCGGTCTCGCAACGGCCGCAAGCGCCGAGATCAGGCTCGGCGCCAGCCTTTCGGCCACGGGTCCTGCCGCCTTTCTCGGCGATCCGGAAGCCAAGACCATCGAAATGCTGGTCGAGGAACTGAACGCCAAGGGCGGCATCAATGGCGAGAAGATCGATCTGACGCTTTATGATGATGGCGGCGACCCCAACAAGGCGCGCACCTTCGCCACCCGCCTGATCGAGGATGACGAAGTGGTCGCCATCATCGGCGGCACCACAACCGGCACCTCCATGTCGATCCTCTCGGTTGCCGAGGACGAAGGCATTCCCTTCATCTCGCTCGCCGGCGCGATCCAGATCATCGATCCGGTCAAGGACTATGTCTTCAAGACGCCGCATACCGACCGCATGGCCTGCGAGAAGATCTTCGACAACATGCAGAAGAACGGCATCACCAGGATCGGCATGATCTCCGGCACCGACGGCTTCGGCGCGTCGATGCAGGCGCAGTGCAAGGACGTTGCCGGCGACTATGACATCGAAATCCTCGCCGACGAGATCTACGGCCCGAGCGATGCCGACATGACGCCGCAGCTCACCAAGATCAAGAACACCGAGGGCGTTCAGGCGATCCTCAACCCGGGCTTCGGCCAGGGTCCGGCGATCGTCACCCGCAATGCCAGCCAGCTCGGCATCGGCCTGCCGCTCTACCAGAGCCACGGCGTGGCCTCCGACAGCTTTATCGAGCTCGTCGGTCCGGAGGCGTCGGAGGGCGTGCGCCTGCCGGGCACCGCACTTCTGATCGCCGACATTCTGCCGGAAGACGATATCCAGCGCGATGTGGTGATGGATTACAAGACCGCCTACGAGGACAAGTACAACCAGAACGTCTCGACCTTCGGCGGCTACGCAAATGACGCCTTCCTGCTGATGGTCAACGCCATGGAACAGGCTGGCGGCGAAGACCCCGATGCCATTCGTGACGCGCTGGAGGCGACCGACGGCCTCGTCGGCACCACCGGCGTCTACACCATGGGCCCGGACAATCATCTCGGTCTCGATCTTTCCGCCTTCCGCATGCTCGAAATCGAGAATGGCGGCTGGACGTCGATCGACTGA
- a CDS encoding ABC transporter ATP-binding protein encodes MLTVKGLRSAYGRIEVLHGIDLEVKSGEIVTVVGANGAGKTTLLKCLSGLQPVTDGEMIFRGEVMTAVPAFKRLRQGLAQSPEGRQIFTNLSVEENLRLGAFLYTDERVERDMEDAFAMFPILKEKRNLMAGGLSGGQQQMLAIARALMGRPACLLLDEPSMGLAPLLVAQIFDVVKALKARDVTVLLVEQNAYGALKIADRGYVMETGRITMEGAAAALIADPQVREAYLGI; translated from the coding sequence ATGCTGACGGTTAAGGGCCTGCGCTCGGCCTATGGCCGCATCGAGGTGCTGCACGGCATCGATCTCGAGGTGAAATCCGGCGAGATCGTCACCGTGGTCGGCGCCAATGGCGCGGGCAAGACGACGCTTTTGAAATGCCTCTCCGGCCTGCAGCCGGTGACCGACGGCGAGATGATCTTTCGCGGCGAGGTGATGACCGCCGTTCCCGCCTTCAAACGGCTGAGGCAGGGCCTTGCCCAGTCGCCGGAAGGCCGGCAGATATTCACCAATCTTTCGGTTGAGGAAAATCTGAGGCTCGGCGCCTTCCTCTATACCGATGAGCGCGTCGAGCGCGACATGGAAGACGCTTTCGCCATGTTCCCGATCCTGAAGGAGAAGCGCAATCTGATGGCCGGCGGGCTTTCCGGCGGTCAGCAGCAGATGCTGGCGATCGCCCGCGCGCTGATGGGCCGACCCGCCTGCCTGCTGCTGGACGAACCCTCCATGGGCCTCGCGCCGCTGCTGGTTGCCCAGATCTTCGACGTGGTGAAGGCCCTGAAGGCGCGCGACGTGACCGTGCTTCTCGTCGAGCAGAATGCCTATGGGGCGCTGAAGATCGCCGATCGCGGCTATGTGATGGAAACCGGCCGCATCACCATGGAAGGCGCGGCGGCAGCCCTGATCGCCGACCCGCAGGTGCGCGAGGCCTATCTTGGAATCTGA
- a CDS encoding branched-chain amino acid ABC transporter permease, whose protein sequence is MDALMQFILSGFTVGAVYALVALGFTIIYNASDVVNFAQGEFVMLGGMITAFTYAAGLPLPLAGLLAIVITAAVGVALNKLAIEPARGAPVVSLVIITIGASIFIRGVAQLVFDKQLHRFPAFSGDDPIHILGATILPQSLWVIGGAVFVFVGLWAFFTKTLTGKAVLAAANNRLAAQLVGINTNWVMTLSFSLSAAIAALAGVLITPITLVSYDVGVALALKGFAAAMLGGMGNPKGALVGGIALGLMEALTAGYISSQYKEAVAFVVILAVLFAMPQGLFGAKSTERV, encoded by the coding sequence ATGGACGCTTTGATGCAATTCATTCTGTCGGGCTTTACGGTTGGCGCGGTCTACGCGCTCGTCGCGCTCGGCTTCACGATCATCTACAACGCCTCAGACGTGGTGAATTTCGCGCAGGGCGAATTCGTCATGCTCGGCGGCATGATCACCGCCTTTACCTATGCCGCCGGCCTGCCGCTGCCGCTCGCCGGCCTTCTCGCCATCGTCATCACCGCAGCCGTCGGCGTCGCGCTCAACAAGCTTGCGATCGAGCCCGCGCGCGGCGCGCCGGTGGTCTCGCTGGTGATCATCACCATCGGCGCCTCGATCTTCATCCGCGGCGTCGCGCAGCTTGTCTTCGACAAGCAGCTTCATCGCTTTCCCGCCTTTTCCGGCGACGATCCGATTCACATTCTCGGCGCGACCATCCTGCCGCAGAGCCTGTGGGTGATCGGCGGCGCCGTCTTTGTCTTCGTCGGCCTCTGGGCCTTCTTCACCAAGACGCTGACCGGCAAGGCCGTGCTGGCGGCCGCCAACAACCGGCTCGCCGCCCAGCTTGTCGGCATCAACACAAACTGGGTTATGACGCTGTCCTTCTCGCTGTCGGCCGCGATTGCCGCCCTTGCGGGCGTGCTGATCACGCCGATCACGCTTGTCAGCTATGATGTCGGCGTGGCGCTGGCGCTGAAGGGCTTTGCCGCCGCCATGCTCGGCGGCATGGGCAATCCCAAGGGCGCGCTCGTCGGCGGCATCGCGCTCGGCCTGATGGAGGCGCTGACGGCCGGTTATATTTCCTCGCAATACAAGGAAGCGGTCGCCTTCGTCGTCATCCTTGCCGTTCTGTTCGCCATGCCCCAGGGCCTGTTCGGCGCGAAGTCGACGGAAAGGGTCTGA
- a CDS encoding TetR/AcrR family transcriptional regulator: MARTRANDFEEKRHGLLLNAAHVFATQGMEKASMSQIARAAGVSKALLYHYYPSKEALIFAIIASHLEALDVALEAADDPGLEHKARLEKLVMTVLNEYRGADDQHKVQLNAAPALTAEQTKQIRALERSIVGRFSAVIREIHPELDRPERPLLMPVTMSLFGMMNWVYMWFRDGGKITREDYAAMATTLLLEGVKAVR, from the coding sequence ATGGCGAGAACACGGGCCAATGATTTCGAGGAAAAGCGGCACGGCCTGCTTTTAAACGCCGCCCATGTGTTCGCCACGCAGGGCATGGAAAAGGCGTCGATGTCGCAGATCGCGCGCGCGGCGGGCGTGTCGAAGGCGCTGCTCTACCACTATTACCCCTCCAAGGAGGCGTTGATCTTCGCCATCATCGCCTCGCATCTGGAGGCGCTTGATGTAGCGCTCGAGGCCGCCGACGACCCGGGCCTCGAACACAAGGCCCGGCTCGAGAAACTGGTGATGACGGTGCTGAACGAATATCGCGGCGCCGATGACCAGCACAAGGTGCAGCTCAATGCGGCGCCTGCCCTTACCGCCGAGCAGACCAAGCAGATCCGCGCGCTCGAGCGCAGCATCGTCGGCCGTTTCTCTGCCGTCATCCGCGAGATCCATCCCGAGCTCGACCGCCCGGAGCGCCCGCTTCTGATGCCGGTCACCATGTCGCTGTTCGGCATGATGAACTGGGTCTATATGTGGTTCCGCGACGGCGGCAAGATCACCCGCGAAGACTATGCGGCAATGGCGACGACGCTGCTCCTGGAAGGCGTAAAGGCGGTCCGGTAG
- a CDS encoding ABC transporter ATP-binding protein, translating into MSLLDVQCLGISFGGLRAVNNVSFSAKAGEIVSVIGPNGAGKTTLFNMISGVYLPGEGKVMLEGRDITAKRPDRLANLGLTRTFQNLQIFQEMTVLENVIAGFHLQERGALIADLLSLPASKKRAAEAKRGAEELLARVGLQKAAERQAGNLSYGALKRLEIARALAVSPRVLLLDEPAAGCNAVETEEIDRLIAELAKTGIAILLVEHDMKMVMRISNHIVVLDHGEKIAEGDPETVSRNKAVIAAYLGTEEEAADADG; encoded by the coding sequence ATGAGCCTTCTTGATGTTCAGTGCCTCGGCATTTCCTTCGGCGGCCTGCGCGCCGTCAACAATGTCAGCTTTTCGGCAAAGGCCGGCGAGATCGTCTCGGTGATCGGGCCGAACGGCGCGGGCAAGACCACGCTGTTCAATATGATCTCTGGCGTCTATCTGCCCGGCGAGGGCAAGGTGATGCTGGAGGGGCGCGACATTACGGCAAAACGGCCCGACCGGCTGGCAAATCTCGGCCTGACGCGCACCTTCCAGAACCTGCAGATCTTCCAGGAAATGACGGTTCTGGAAAATGTCATCGCCGGGTTTCACCTGCAGGAGCGCGGCGCGCTCATTGCCGATCTCCTGTCGCTTCCGGCCTCGAAGAAACGGGCGGCGGAAGCCAAAAGAGGCGCTGAGGAACTGCTTGCGCGTGTCGGCCTGCAAAAGGCGGCCGAACGCCAGGCAGGAAATCTTTCCTATGGCGCGCTCAAGCGGCTGGAAATCGCCCGCGCCCTTGCCGTTTCCCCCCGCGTCCTGCTGCTTGACGAGCCGGCGGCTGGCTGCAACGCGGTGGAAACGGAGGAGATCGACCGGCTGATTGCCGAACTCGCAAAAACCGGCATCGCCATCCTTCTCGTCGAGCACGACATGAAGATGGTGATGCGGATCTCCAACCATATCGTGGTGCTCGATCACGGTGAGAAGATCGCCGAGGGCGATCCGGAAACCGTATCGCGCAACAAGGCGGTGATCGCCGCCTATCTCGGAACCGAAGAGGAGGCCGCCGATGCTGACGGTTAA
- the paaK gene encoding phenylacetate--CoA ligase PaaK: MNAINNLKPSREILDPIEVASRDEISALQQKRMAWSLNHAYENSPFYRKRFDDSGVHPSDFRTLADLAKFPFTVKTDLRDTYPFGMFAVPREKLARIHASSGTTGRPTVVGYTKNDIDVWADVMARSIRASGGRAGDICHVAYGYGLFTGGLGAHYGAERLGCTVVPISGGMTERQVTLMSDFKPQIIMVTPSYMLSILDEFRRQGIDPRESSLKVGIFGAEPWTNAMRAEIEDAFDMHAVDIYGLSEIMGPGVANECVETKDGLHVWEDHFYPEIIDPQTGEVLPDGAMGELVFTTLTKEGLPMVRYRTRDLTRILPGTARSMRRIEKITGRSDDMIILRGVNVFPTQIEEMILKCDGLAPHFQIELTRKDRMDVMTVHVECTPDQSSAEARLASAKELAHHIKSVIGVSTKIDIRDPESVARSEGKAKRVVDNRPK, from the coding sequence ATGAACGCCATCAACAATCTGAAGCCGTCCCGCGAGATTCTCGACCCGATCGAGGTGGCGAGCCGCGACGAAATCTCCGCCCTTCAGCAAAAGCGCATGGCCTGGTCGCTGAACCACGCCTATGAGAACTCGCCCTTCTACCGCAAGCGCTTCGATGACAGCGGCGTGCATCCGTCCGATTTCAGGACGCTTGCCGACCTCGCGAAGTTTCCCTTCACTGTGAAGACGGACCTGCGCGACACCTACCCCTTCGGCATGTTCGCCGTGCCGCGCGAGAAGCTTGCGCGCATCCACGCCTCCTCCGGCACCACCGGACGCCCGACCGTTGTTGGCTACACCAAGAACGATATCGATGTCTGGGCCGATGTCATGGCCCGCTCGATCCGGGCGTCCGGCGGTCGCGCGGGCGATATCTGTCATGTGGCCTATGGCTACGGGCTTTTCACCGGCGGCCTTGGCGCGCATTACGGCGCCGAACGTCTCGGCTGCACCGTGGTGCCGATCTCCGGCGGCATGACCGAGCGTCAGGTCACCTTGATGAGCGACTTCAAGCCGCAGATCATCATGGTCACCCCGTCCTACATGCTGTCGATCCTCGACGAATTCCGCCGCCAGGGCATCGATCCGCGCGAAAGCTCGCTGAAGGTCGGCATTTTCGGCGCCGAACCCTGGACCAACGCGATGCGGGCGGAAATCGAGGACGCCTTCGACATGCACGCCGTCGACATTTACGGCCTTTCGGAGATCATGGGTCCGGGCGTTGCCAATGAATGCGTGGAAACCAAGGACGGGCTGCATGTCTGGGAAGACCATTTCTATCCCGAAATCATCGACCCGCAGACCGGCGAGGTGCTTCCCGACGGCGCGATGGGCGAGCTGGTCTTCACCACGCTGACCAAGGAGGGCCTGCCGATGGTGCGCTACCGCACCCGCGACCTGACCCGCATCCTGCCCGGCACGGCGCGCTCCATGCGCCGGATCGAAAAGATCACCGGCCGCTCCGACGACATGATCATCCTGCGCGGCGTCAATGTCTTCCCGACCCAGATCGAGGAGATGATCCTGAAATGCGATGGCCTTGCCCCGCATTTCCAGATCGAACTGACCCGCAAGGACCGCATGGACGTGATGACCGTGCATGTGGAGTGCACGCCGGACCAGTCCTCGGCGGAAGCCCGGCTGGCCTCGGCGAAGGAGCTGGCGCACCACATCAAGTCGGTGATCGGCGTTTCAACGAAGATCGACATTCGCGATCCGGAAAGCGTTGCCCGTTCGGAAGGCAAGGCCAAGCGCGTGGTTGACAACCGCCCGAAATAA
- the paaN gene encoding phenylacetic acid degradation protein PaaN, translating to MTNLYDRHSALLARAVEALRTRAFWTPFPEVPSGKVYGETAKADGIAGFEALVGSAFDIPGHPETRRVGRENAPWGQTLAISYPAADPATLIAACEKASHSWASADPETRAGILLEALTRLNAMSFLIGHATMHTTGQAFPMAFQAGGPHAQDRGLEAVAAAYAEMTGSATAATWVKPQGKRDPITLEKRWRIVPRGMSLMIGCQTFPNWNGYPGLFASLATGNTVIVKPHPGAILPLALTVKVLREVLAEEGFSPDVVLLAADEPGAEITKALVETRAFSIIDYTGSSVFAAWLRKNADGALVFTEETGVNSITITGTDDFAGMCDNIAFSLSLYSGQMCTSPQNLYLSKGGIETDEGHKSFDEVVGGIVAAIDRLLEDGAQASSVCGAIANAATFERVAKARHAGRVVRESRETGLGASATPLLVVADDREGGLERDECFGPVSFFIACKDAHDAIARASAIAAEKGAITAALYATDGALIEEAATAFSKAGVNLSVNLTGNIYVNQSAAFSDYHVTGANPSGNASLTDTAFVAPRFRRVMIRWPRAA from the coding sequence ATGACGAACCTATACGATCGCCATTCCGCGCTGCTGGCGCGGGCGGTGGAAGCGCTCAGGACCCGTGCCTTCTGGACGCCCTTTCCGGAAGTGCCGTCGGGCAAGGTCTATGGCGAGACCGCCAAGGCCGACGGCATTGCCGGTTTCGAAGCGCTTGTCGGCAGTGCTTTCGATATTCCGGGCCATCCCGAGACCCGCCGCGTCGGCCGCGAGAATGCGCCGTGGGGCCAGACGCTCGCCATTTCCTATCCTGCCGCCGATCCAGCAACGCTGATCGCGGCCTGCGAGAAGGCATCGCATTCGTGGGCGTCCGCCGATCCGGAAACCCGCGCCGGCATTCTTCTGGAGGCGCTCACCCGGCTCAATGCCATGAGCTTTCTCATCGGCCACGCCACCATGCACACCACCGGACAGGCCTTTCCCATGGCCTTTCAGGCCGGCGGCCCGCATGCGCAGGATCGCGGGCTGGAAGCCGTTGCCGCGGCCTATGCGGAGATGACCGGCAGCGCCACCGCCGCCACCTGGGTAAAGCCGCAGGGCAAGCGCGACCCGATCACGCTGGAAAAGCGCTGGCGCATTGTCCCGCGCGGCATGTCGCTGATGATCGGCTGCCAGACGTTTCCGAACTGGAACGGCTATCCGGGGTTGTTCGCCAGCCTTGCCACCGGAAACACGGTGATCGTCAAGCCGCATCCGGGCGCGATCCTGCCGCTGGCGCTCACCGTCAAGGTTTTGCGTGAAGTTCTGGCGGAAGAAGGCTTCTCGCCGGATGTGGTTCTGCTCGCCGCAGACGAGCCGGGCGCGGAAATCACCAAGGCGCTGGTCGAAACCCGGGCGTTCTCGATCATCGACTATACCGGCTCCTCCGTCTTTGCCGCTTGGCTGCGGAAGAATGCGGACGGCGCTCTCGTCTTTACCGAGGAGACCGGCGTCAACTCGATCACCATCACCGGCACGGATGATTTTGCCGGCATGTGCGACAACATCGCCTTTTCGCTGTCGCTCTATTCCGGCCAGATGTGCACCTCGCCGCAGAACCTCTATCTGTCGAAGGGCGGCATCGAGACGGATGAGGGCCACAAGAGCTTCGATGAGGTCGTCGGCGGCATCGTCGCTGCCATCGACAGGCTGCTTGAAGACGGCGCGCAGGCATCCTCGGTCTGCGGCGCGATCGCCAATGCCGCGACCTTCGAGCGCGTCGCGAAGGCCCGCCATGCCGGCCGCGTCGTGCGCGAAAGCCGCGAGACCGGGCTTGGCGCCTCGGCGACGCCGCTTCTTGTTGTGGCCGATGACCGTGAAGGCGGCCTTGAGCGTGACGAATGCTTCGGCCCGGTGTCCTTCTTCATCGCCTGCAAAGATGCGCATGACGCCATCGCCAGGGCTTCGGCCATCGCAGCCGAAAAGGGCGCGATCACGGCGGCCCTTTATGCCACGGACGGCGCGCTGATCGAGGAGGCCGCAACGGCCTTTTCGAAGGCCGGTGTCAATCTCTCGGTGAACCTCACCGGCAATATCTATGTCAATCAGTCGGCGGCCTTCTCGGACTACCATGTCACGGGCGCAAACCCTTCGGGCAATGCGAGCCTCACCGACACGGCCTTTGTCGCGCCGCGGTTCCGGCGCGTCATGATCCGCTGGCCCAGAGCCGCCTGA
- the paaG gene encoding 2-(1,2-epoxy-1,2-dihydrophenyl)acetyl-CoA isomerase PaaG, with the protein MTDNESVRVTLKDGVLGVTLNRPEKLNSFNVDMHLALRAALQRAHDEADIRAVLLTGAGRAFSAGQDLGDRDPRQMTEKPDLGETLETYYNPTLRLIRSLEKPVICAVNGVAAGAGANIAFACDIVFAAKSAKFIQAFSKIGLIPDAGGSWSLTRALGEPRAKALAMTAEPLIAEKAEDWGLIWKSVEDEKLMEEATALAAKLASGPTKGLGLTKRLIQAASEHDLSAHLNMERDCQREAGRTDDYAEGVTAFLEKRAPVFEGK; encoded by the coding sequence ATGACCGATAATGAAAGCGTGCGCGTCACGTTGAAAGACGGCGTGTTGGGCGTAACGCTCAACCGTCCCGAAAAACTGAATTCCTTCAATGTCGATATGCATCTCGCCTTGCGGGCAGCGCTGCAGCGCGCCCATGACGAGGCGGACATTCGCGCCGTTCTTCTGACGGGCGCCGGCCGCGCCTTCTCCGCCGGCCAGGACCTCGGCGACCGCGATCCGCGCCAGATGACGGAGAAGCCGGATCTCGGCGAGACGCTCGAGACCTATTACAATCCGACGCTGCGCCTGATCCGTTCGCTGGAAAAACCCGTGATTTGTGCCGTCAACGGCGTGGCGGCAGGCGCGGGCGCAAACATCGCCTTTGCCTGCGATATCGTGTTCGCCGCGAAATCCGCGAAATTCATCCAGGCCTTTTCGAAGATCGGCCTTATTCCCGATGCCGGCGGCAGCTGGTCGCTGACGCGCGCGCTCGGCGAGCCGCGCGCCAAGGCGCTGGCGATGACCGCTGAGCCGCTTATCGCCGAGAAGGCCGAAGACTGGGGCCTGATCTGGAAGTCCGTCGAAGACGAAAAGCTGATGGAAGAGGCAACGGCGCTTGCGGCAAAGCTTGCAAGTGGCCCGACGAAGGGTCTGGGACTGACCAAACGACTGATCCAGGCGGCCTCCGAACACGACCTTTCCGCCCATCTGAACATGGAGCGCGACTGCCAGCGCGAAGCGGGCCGCACGGATGATTATGCCGAAGGCGTGACCGCCTTTCTGGAAAAGCGCGCGCCGGTCTTCGAGGGAAAATGA